One stretch of Bordetella avium DNA includes these proteins:
- the ypfJ gene encoding KPN_02809 family neutral zinc metallopeptidase, whose product MRMDDSRESSNIEDRRGRGVRRGSIGLGAIVLALVAVYFGIDPSVVLQMADSPPARQAPQTQDGESRFVARVLGETEDTWDSIFKQNLNRKYEAPKLVLFSGATPTACGTGQSAMGPFYCPLDSKVYLDLSFFEDMKRKLNAPGDFARAYVIAHEVGHHVQNLLGIAEQVGEARRRNPALANSLSVRLELQADCFAGLWARRADQARHILEAGDIESGINAASAIGDDTLQRKSQGYVVPDAFTHGSSAQRVRWFKRGLDSGDLRQCNTFATQEL is encoded by the coding sequence ATGCGCATGGATGATTCACGCGAGAGTAGCAATATTGAAGACCGTCGTGGCCGAGGCGTACGCCGCGGCAGTATCGGGTTGGGGGCGATCGTGCTCGCTCTGGTCGCCGTGTATTTTGGAATCGATCCTTCAGTTGTACTGCAAATGGCAGATAGTCCGCCAGCACGACAGGCGCCCCAGACTCAAGACGGCGAAAGCCGCTTCGTGGCCCGCGTACTGGGCGAAACCGAAGACACCTGGGACAGCATTTTCAAACAAAATTTAAACCGCAAATACGAAGCGCCCAAACTGGTGCTGTTCAGCGGCGCCACGCCCACAGCCTGCGGCACCGGCCAATCTGCGATGGGCCCTTTCTATTGTCCGCTCGACAGCAAGGTCTACCTGGATCTCAGTTTCTTTGAGGACATGAAGCGCAAACTCAACGCCCCCGGCGATTTCGCACGGGCCTATGTCATCGCCCACGAAGTGGGCCATCATGTCCAGAATCTCCTGGGCATCGCCGAACAGGTGGGCGAAGCCCGCCGGCGCAATCCCGCGCTGGCCAACTCGCTGTCGGTCCGCCTGGAATTGCAGGCCGATTGTTTCGCCGGTCTGTGGGCGCGCCGCGCCGATCAGGCCCGGCACATACTGGAAGCAGGTGATATCGAATCGGGCATAAACGCCGCCAGCGCCATCGGCGATGACACCCTGCAACGCAAAAGCCAGGGCTATGTCGTACCCGACGCCTTCACCCATGGCTCATCCGCCCAAAGGGTGCGCTGGTTCAAGCGCGGCCTGGATTCCGGCGACCTGCGCCAATGCAATACCTTCGCCACACAGGAGCTTTGA
- the dapA gene encoding 4-hydroxy-tetrahydrodipicolinate synthase, with product MASSASTVDITFNGSLVALVTPMQPDGSLDYPAYRALIDWHVQQGTNALVVVGTTGESPTVSMDEHAELIRVAVEHAAGRIPVIAGVGANSTQEAIHLARHAKSVGAQAGLSVAPYYNKPTQEGIYRHFLAIQDAVGLPTILYNVPGRTVADISLETVLRLAQVPGVIGIKDATGDIARGALLLREAPASFQVFSGDDPTAAALILLGARGNISVTANVAPKLMSQLCAAAAAGDVPRVRELNAQLARLNKALFVEANPIPVKWALAQMGRSALGYRLPLVELSAAHHETVRRALQEVGLL from the coding sequence ATGGCATCCTCTGCTTCGACTGTGGACATTACTTTTAATGGCAGCCTGGTGGCTTTGGTCACCCCCATGCAGCCCGATGGCAGTCTGGACTACCCGGCTTACCGGGCGCTGATCGATTGGCACGTGCAGCAAGGCACGAATGCGCTGGTCGTGGTGGGCACCACGGGCGAATCGCCCACGGTCTCCATGGACGAACATGCGGAGCTGATCCGGGTTGCGGTTGAGCACGCCGCCGGCCGCATTCCGGTGATCGCCGGTGTGGGCGCCAATTCCACCCAGGAAGCCATTCACCTGGCGCGCCATGCGAAGTCCGTGGGCGCTCAGGCTGGTCTGTCCGTCGCCCCGTATTACAACAAGCCCACCCAGGAAGGCATTTACCGCCATTTCCTCGCCATTCAGGACGCCGTGGGCCTGCCCACGATTCTGTACAACGTGCCTGGCCGCACGGTGGCTGATATTTCTCTCGAAACCGTGTTGCGCCTTGCTCAGGTGCCTGGCGTGATCGGCATCAAGGACGCGACGGGCGATATCGCCCGGGGCGCCTTGCTTTTGCGCGAAGCGCCGGCGTCGTTTCAGGTTTTCAGCGGCGATGACCCGACCGCCGCAGCCCTGATTTTGCTGGGCGCGCGCGGCAATATCTCGGTGACCGCCAACGTGGCGCCCAAGCTGATGAGTCAGCTTTGCGCGGCCGCTGCCGCCGGTGATGTGCCCCGAGTGCGCGAACTCAACGCGCAACTGGCTCGCCTGAACAAGGCTTTGTTCGTCGAAGCCAATCCTATTCCCGTCAAATGGGCGCTGGCTCAGATGGGCCGCAGTGCGCTGGGCTATCGCCTGCCGCTGGTCGAACTGAGTGCCGCGCATCATGAAACCGTGCGTCGAGCGCTTCAGGAAGTGGGTCTGCTTTAA
- the bamC gene encoding outer membrane protein assembly factor BamC — MNTRHAGISALMALVLLSGCSEINQFMGNDESIDYKSTRRGEPLSIPPDLTQANADPRYKAPASGSTTFSQYQAQGQQAVAAPQRSNVLPQRDDMKVERDGNLRWLVVNRPPEQVFPKVVDFWTDTGFTVAVNDPRSGLIETEWAENRAKIPESWLRQLLGAVLESAWDSGEREKFRTRVERVNGHTEIFISHSQMLEKRTGPDGAQVQWTNGKEDPGLNAAMLARLMVYLGTDVDAARKLVAQAEAAPQRPAVEQTVRAEGAMLTVSESFDRAWRRVGVALDSGGFSVDDRDRSAGDYFVRYVDSDTGLKNDEPGFFSRLFGGDKKAAAAQYRIHLSGTGDQTQVTVLDPNGQRDNSATAQRLLSVLKDKM; from the coding sequence ATGAATACTCGTCATGCCGGCATATCGGCATTGATGGCCCTGGTGTTGTTGTCTGGTTGCAGTGAAATCAACCAGTTCATGGGCAATGATGAATCGATTGACTACAAGAGCACCCGCCGCGGCGAGCCGCTCTCCATCCCCCCCGATCTGACCCAGGCCAACGCCGATCCGCGATACAAGGCGCCCGCTTCGGGTTCGACGACGTTTTCGCAGTATCAGGCGCAAGGCCAGCAGGCTGTCGCCGCGCCGCAGCGTAGTAATGTGCTGCCGCAACGCGACGACATGAAGGTCGAGCGCGATGGCAATCTGCGTTGGCTGGTGGTTAACCGTCCGCCGGAACAGGTCTTTCCCAAGGTCGTGGATTTCTGGACCGACACCGGCTTTACTGTTGCGGTCAATGATCCGCGTTCGGGTTTGATCGAAACCGAGTGGGCCGAAAACCGCGCCAAGATCCCCGAAAGCTGGCTGCGTCAGTTGCTGGGCGCCGTGCTGGAAAGCGCCTGGGATAGCGGCGAGCGTGAGAAATTCCGCACACGGGTCGAGCGCGTCAACGGTCATACCGAAATCTTCATCAGCCACTCGCAGATGCTGGAAAAGCGCACGGGTCCTGATGGCGCTCAGGTCCAATGGACCAATGGCAAGGAAGATCCGGGCCTGAATGCCGCCATGCTGGCGCGCCTGATGGTCTACCTGGGTACTGACGTCGATGCGGCCCGCAAGCTGGTGGCGCAGGCCGAGGCCGCACCGCAACGCCCTGCTGTCGAGCAGACCGTGCGCGCAGAAGGCGCCATGTTGACGGTGTCGGAGTCCTTTGACCGGGCTTGGCGGCGCGTGGGTGTGGCGCTGGATTCCGGTGGCTTCTCCGTGGATGACCGCGACCGCAGCGCTGGGGATTACTTCGTGCGCTACGTCGATAGCGATACCGGCCTGAAAAATGATGAGCCTGGTTTCTTCAGCCGCCTTTTCGGTGGTGACAAGAAGGCAGCGGCGGCACAGTACCGCATCCATCTGTCGGGTACGGGCGATCAGACTCAGGTGACTGTGCTGGACCCCAACGGTCAGCGCGACAACAGCGCTACGGCGCAACGTCTGCTGAGCGTCTTGAAAGACAAGATGTAA
- a CDS encoding cupin domain-containing protein: protein MNLEQALPLLGGISPDEFMRRYWQRKPLLIRQAIPNFKPPETMAALKKMARRDDVESRLIWREAGQWQMEAGPFARLPKVNEPDWTLLVQSVDLHSDAAAELMQRFRFIPDARLDDLMISIASDGGGVGPHFDSYDVFLLQAAGKRRWRYGRQKDLSLEPDLPLKILSRFEPEHEAVLEPGDMLYLPPQAAHDGVALGDDCMTISIGFRAPTQAALARGLLEAAADQAMARLGLLGGPYGEPALPGPRLDGLYRDPGQAATRHPAALPDTLVQATLDTLAKLRFDDALASRFLGCWLTEPSQLAVFDSPQDPIDLEDDWPKSGRLVLDRRSRMLYRGKQLFINGETAMVPADAALKALADGRSLDCAAPLCRKLSDEARSCLADWLDSGWLHYRA, encoded by the coding sequence ATGAATCTCGAACAAGCCCTCCCTCTGCTCGGCGGCATCTCGCCCGATGAATTCATGCGCCGCTACTGGCAGCGCAAACCCCTGCTCATACGGCAGGCCATCCCCAATTTCAAACCGCCCGAGACCATGGCCGCGCTCAAGAAAATGGCGCGCCGCGACGATGTCGAATCGCGCCTGATCTGGCGCGAAGCCGGGCAATGGCAAATGGAGGCCGGCCCCTTCGCCCGCTTGCCCAAGGTCAATGAACCCGATTGGACGCTGTTGGTGCAAAGCGTGGATCTCCACAGCGATGCCGCCGCCGAACTGATGCAGCGCTTCCGTTTCATACCGGACGCCCGGCTTGATGACCTGATGATCAGCATTGCCTCCGATGGCGGCGGTGTCGGTCCGCACTTCGACAGCTATGACGTGTTTCTCCTGCAAGCTGCAGGCAAGCGCCGCTGGCGCTATGGACGCCAGAAAGACCTGTCTCTGGAGCCTGACCTGCCCTTGAAGATTCTGAGCCGCTTCGAGCCCGAGCACGAAGCCGTTCTGGAGCCGGGCGATATGCTCTATCTGCCCCCCCAGGCCGCGCACGATGGCGTGGCGCTGGGCGATGATTGCATGACTATCTCCATCGGGTTTCGGGCCCCGACGCAGGCGGCGCTGGCGCGAGGCCTGCTGGAAGCCGCTGCGGATCAAGCCATGGCCCGCCTGGGTCTGCTGGGAGGCCCTTATGGCGAACCCGCCCTGCCCGGCCCGAGGCTGGACGGCCTTTATCGTGATCCGGGTCAAGCGGCCACCCGCCATCCGGCCGCATTGCCCGACACCCTGGTCCAGGCCACGCTCGACACGCTGGCCAAGCTGCGCTTTGATGACGCGCTGGCCAGCCGCTTTCTGGGCTGCTGGCTGACCGAGCCCAGCCAACTAGCCGTTTTCGACAGCCCGCAAGACCCTATCGATCTTGAAGACGACTGGCCGAAAAGCGGGCGCCTGGTCCTGGATCGCCGCAGCCGCATGCTCTATCGGGGTAAGCAGCTCTTTATCAACGGAGAGACCGCAATGGTGCCCGCCGACGCCGCGCTCAAGGCCCTGGCCGATGGCCGCTCCCTGGACTGCGCCGCCCCCCTCTGTAGAAAACTCTCGGACGAAGCTCGCAGCTGCCTGGCCGATTGGCTGGACTCGGGCTGGCTGCACTATCGGGCCTAA
- a CDS encoding cupin domain-containing protein gives MDTLSQLLSLGRIELRPDVRCLLQGAFAMRHEAAQPGEAAFHLLLAGQCRLQARQGPALILNEGDFVLLPHGSAHDLLDIEATTARRPVPAVVKEAGRLPLRRNTAPEQQADVDLLCGRFSYDRGAGDLFARSLPGVLHVPLAHHLPQLQPLIAMLRVEAASPLPGAAAVINALGQALLALALRAYGQREEVPANMLALAADSRIGPSVRAMIQDPGQAWTIETLGNKAAMSRATYARHFRSRAGMTVGEFLLRIRMMHASALLNHSQRSQRDIAEQVGYQSEAAFGKAFREIMGQTPGQWRRLHRNARPVDTARRSDPAQ, from the coding sequence ATGGACACGCTCAGCCAACTCCTGTCTCTGGGCCGCATCGAACTGCGCCCGGACGTCCGCTGCCTGCTGCAAGGCGCTTTCGCCATGCGGCATGAGGCCGCGCAACCCGGCGAAGCCGCTTTCCACCTGCTTCTGGCCGGCCAATGCCGCCTACAGGCCAGGCAAGGCCCGGCGTTGATCTTGAATGAAGGCGACTTTGTGCTGCTGCCTCACGGCAGCGCCCATGACCTGTTGGATATCGAAGCCACCACGGCCAGGCGGCCAGTGCCCGCCGTCGTCAAGGAAGCCGGGCGGCTGCCTTTGAGGCGCAATACTGCGCCGGAACAGCAAGCCGATGTAGACCTGCTCTGCGGGCGCTTTTCCTATGACAGGGGCGCGGGCGACCTGTTCGCACGCAGTCTGCCTGGCGTGCTGCACGTCCCTCTGGCCCACCACCTGCCACAGTTGCAGCCGCTAATCGCCATGCTGCGTGTCGAGGCGGCCTCGCCGCTGCCCGGCGCCGCGGCCGTGATCAATGCGCTGGGCCAGGCCTTGCTGGCGCTGGCGCTACGCGCCTACGGGCAGCGCGAGGAGGTACCGGCGAATATGCTCGCGCTGGCGGCCGACAGCCGCATCGGCCCTTCGGTCCGGGCCATGATCCAGGACCCAGGACAGGCCTGGACGATCGAAACCCTGGGCAACAAGGCCGCCATGTCGCGCGCCACCTATGCGCGCCACTTCCGCTCACGCGCCGGCATGACGGTCGGCGAATTTCTGCTGCGAATACGCATGATGCATGCCAGCGCCCTCTTGAACCACAGCCAACGCAGCCAGCGCGACATCGCAGAACAGGTCGGCTACCAATCCGAAGCGGCGTTTGGCAAAGCATTTCGCGAGATCATGGGGCAAACACCGGGACAATGGCGCCGCCTACACCGCAACGCTCGCCCAGTCGACACAGCCCGGCGCAGTGATCCGGCGCAGTGA
- a CDS encoding carboxymuconolactone decarboxylase family protein encodes MLDWNNYRSELKARIGELGVLSPGTLSGYQALSAAGSKTKHLDAKTRELIALAVAVTTRCDGCIAVHAAQAAKEGATKEEVAEALGVAVAMNAGAAMVYSARVLDALPE; translated from the coding sequence ATGTTGGACTGGAACAACTATCGCTCTGAATTGAAAGCCCGCATCGGAGAGTTGGGCGTTTTGTCGCCTGGCACGCTGAGCGGTTATCAGGCGCTGTCGGCTGCCGGAAGCAAGACCAAGCACTTGGATGCCAAAACGCGCGAACTGATCGCATTGGCCGTGGCCGTGACGACCCGCTGCGACGGCTGCATTGCGGTGCATGCCGCCCAGGCTGCCAAGGAAGGCGCCACCAAGGAAGAAGTGGCGGAAGCCCTGGGCGTGGCCGTGGCCATGAATGCCGGTGCGGCCATGGTGTACTCGGCGCGGGTGCTCGACGCGCTGCCGGAATAA
- a CDS encoding carbonic anhydrase, which produces MHKCQADIGAILQRTAAAQAPFAAVLACADSRVPVEYLFDQPLGELFVARVAGNIVTPAIQASLEYAVQHLGIKAIMVLGHTGCGAIAAALKAKSVDENALFPYIEPGLVAGNQAASVTRNAHVQRDILVRNSSLISARQKAGALAVISGVYAVGSGNMEFDVHPA; this is translated from the coding sequence ATGCATAAGTGTCAGGCGGATATCGGGGCCATTCTGCAGCGTACGGCTGCCGCGCAGGCGCCCTTTGCCGCCGTCCTGGCCTGCGCTGATTCAAGGGTGCCGGTGGAGTATTTGTTTGATCAGCCTCTCGGCGAGCTTTTCGTGGCGCGCGTAGCAGGCAATATCGTCACGCCTGCCATACAGGCCAGTCTGGAGTACGCGGTGCAGCATCTGGGCATCAAGGCCATCATGGTGCTCGGTCATACCGGTTGCGGCGCCATCGCTGCGGCCCTAAAGGCCAAGAGCGTCGATGAAAATGCCTTGTTCCCCTATATCGAGCCAGGGCTGGTGGCCGGCAATCAGGCCGCCAGCGTCACCCGCAACGCTCATGTCCAGCGCGACATCCTGGTGCGCAACTCATCGCTTATCAGTGCGCGTCAGAAGGCGGGCGCATTGGCTGTCATCTCGGGGGTCTATGCTGTTGGCTCCGGAAACATGGAGTTTGACGTGCATCCCGCCTGA
- a CDS encoding L-threonylcarbamoyladenylate synthase: MALHLSIHPDNPQPRLLKQAAQWIGDGGLIAVPTDSSYAVAARLDDKDAADRLRRLRGLDERHHLTLLCRDLAEIGQFAKVDNRQYRLLKLATPGPWTFILEATREVPRRVSHPSRKTIGIRVPDHAVALALLEQVGAPLLSTTLIPKGEDDALNDAEAISLRFAHDLAAVIDAGACPQHPTTVIDLTGDEPVVLRRGRGDPAGLGLV, encoded by the coding sequence ATGGCTTTGCATCTTTCTATCCATCCCGACAATCCGCAGCCGCGTCTGCTCAAGCAGGCCGCTCAATGGATCGGCGATGGCGGCCTCATCGCCGTGCCGACGGATTCCAGCTACGCCGTGGCCGCCCGGCTGGACGATAAAGACGCGGCAGACCGCCTGCGGCGCCTGCGCGGACTGGACGAGCGGCATCATCTGACGCTGCTGTGCCGCGATCTGGCCGAGATTGGCCAGTTTGCCAAGGTGGACAATCGACAGTACCGCTTGCTTAAGCTGGCGACGCCGGGCCCCTGGACTTTTATCCTGGAGGCCACGCGCGAAGTGCCACGGCGCGTGTCGCACCCGTCGCGCAAAACCATAGGCATACGCGTACCCGACCATGCCGTGGCGTTGGCCCTGTTGGAACAGGTGGGGGCCCCCTTGCTGTCCACCACCCTGATTCCCAAAGGCGAGGACGATGCGCTCAATGATGCCGAAGCAATCAGCTTGCGTTTTGCCCACGATCTGGCTGCCGTGATAGATGCGGGCGCTTGTCCCCAGCACCCGACCACCGTCATCGATCTGACCGGCGATGAGCCTGTGGTGTTGCGGCGCGGGCGTGGTGATCCGGCTGGACTAGGATTGGTCTGA
- a CDS encoding endopeptidase, producing the protein MMSKTLIVAAVLAVALSACNNETAAPANTPSQTAPAPAAAPTPDTAPTPAPTPAPETAPADSAPASGGTTTPAS; encoded by the coding sequence ATGATGAGCAAAACCCTGATTGTCGCTGCGGTGCTGGCCGTGGCCCTGTCCGCCTGCAACAACGAAACCGCCGCACCGGCCAACACCCCGTCGCAAACGGCGCCCGCTCCCGCAGCGGCCCCCACGCCCGACACGGCCCCCACGCCAGCGCCCACTCCGGCGCCGGAAACGGCTCCGGCCGATAGCGCGCCCGCAAGCGGCGGTACGACAACGCCGGCATCCTGA
- a CDS encoding site-2 protease family protein, with protein sequence MNDIIQTLAIYAIPVIFAITLHEAAHGYVARLFGDPTAQQAGRVTLNPIKHIDPVGTLLVPVAILLASKLLGGGGLLFGWAKPVPVDFGRLRRPKRDMLWVALAGPGSNLLMAILWVLCIRGYQSMGLQESFWYEMAQAGISVNLVLMALNLLPILPLDGGRVLFSLLPHRLAWQYSRIEPYGLIIVLLLLVTDVLWVLIQPIFALGAVIVNWFL encoded by the coding sequence ATGAACGACATCATTCAGACCCTCGCCATCTACGCGATTCCCGTCATTTTCGCCATTACTCTGCATGAGGCCGCGCACGGTTACGTCGCCCGCCTTTTCGGCGATCCCACCGCGCAGCAGGCAGGCCGTGTGACGCTCAACCCCATCAAGCACATTGATCCGGTTGGCACCCTGCTCGTGCCGGTGGCTATTTTGCTGGCGTCGAAACTGCTGGGTGGCGGCGGCCTGTTGTTTGGCTGGGCCAAACCGGTGCCGGTGGATTTCGGACGTCTGCGCCGGCCCAAGCGCGACATGCTATGGGTGGCGCTGGCGGGGCCGGGCTCTAATCTGCTGATGGCCATCCTCTGGGTGCTGTGCATCCGTGGGTACCAGAGTATGGGCCTGCAGGAGAGTTTCTGGTATGAAATGGCGCAGGCCGGCATTAGCGTGAATCTGGTGCTGATGGCGCTTAACCTGCTGCCCATCCTGCCGCTCGATGGCGGCCGCGTGCTGTTTAGTTTGTTGCCCCACCGTTTGGCCTGGCAGTATTCACGCATTGAGCCCTATGGCCTGATTATCGTCTTGTTATTGTTAGTGACGGACGTATTGTGGGTTTTGATACAGCCAATCTTTGCGCTGGGAGCCGTGATTGTTAATTGGTTCCTCTAG
- a CDS encoding DUF1828 domain-containing protein, with translation MSNFLEASGWTVLPAGERAIRAVAPMTLGLDGQHVSFFIAYQDDENFYLTDAGETAMHAAVYGIELAAKRLEALNQTPGVTLACFDDDGAIVASGPRSQLQEALWDAVKLAMALSFQCAKWMPKFSRLRFRAQVGRALTDALGANRLVKGARAKGSSGHAADFAFAVRAELNNSLTYIEPIALKAGKKVDWTQVYQTHGKMSDVKMADARNARMVILEDGASSEEFKKATAILEQSALVRTLNKTRNWRELFSG, from the coding sequence ATGAGTAATTTTCTCGAAGCTTCAGGCTGGACGGTGTTGCCGGCCGGCGAACGCGCCATTCGTGCGGTCGCCCCCATGACGCTGGGACTCGACGGCCAGCATGTCTCTTTCTTCATCGCCTATCAGGACGACGAAAATTTTTACCTGACCGATGCCGGCGAAACCGCCATGCATGCGGCGGTGTATGGCATCGAACTGGCTGCCAAACGCCTGGAAGCCCTGAACCAAACCCCCGGCGTCACGCTGGCCTGTTTCGACGACGATGGCGCGATTGTGGCCAGCGGCCCGCGGTCACAACTGCAGGAAGCCCTGTGGGATGCGGTCAAGCTCGCGATGGCGCTGTCGTTTCAGTGCGCCAAATGGATGCCGAAGTTCAGCCGCCTGCGCTTTCGCGCACAGGTCGGCCGCGCACTAACGGATGCGCTCGGCGCCAACCGGCTGGTCAAGGGGGCTCGCGCCAAGGGCAGCAGCGGTCATGCCGCCGATTTCGCTTTCGCCGTACGTGCCGAACTGAATAACTCGCTGACCTATATCGAACCCATCGCCCTCAAAGCCGGGAAAAAAGTCGATTGGACGCAGGTTTATCAAACCCACGGCAAGATGTCGGATGTGAAAATGGCCGATGCGCGCAACGCGCGCATGGTCATCCTAGAAGATGGCGCATCGAGCGAAGAATTCAAGAAAGCCACCGCGATTCTTGAACAATCGGCCCTGGTACGCACTCTGAACAAAACGCGCAACTGGCGGGAATTGTTTAGCGGTTGA